From Candoia aspera isolate rCanAsp1 chromosome 4, rCanAsp1.hap2, whole genome shotgun sequence, a single genomic window includes:
- the TMEM98 gene encoding transmembrane protein 98, which yields METVVIVAIGVLATIFLASFVALVVVCRQRYCRPKDFLNHYDTRPIVDLIGTMETQSEPSELEMDDVVITNPHIEAILANEDWIDDASGLVSHCIAILKICHTLTEKLVAMTMGSGAQMKSPASLSDIIVVAKRISPRVDDVVRSMYPPLDPKLLDARTTALLLSVSHLVLITRHACHSPSRMDWIDQSLSAAEEHVSVLREAALASEAERAAPGTEGFLQEQSTI from the exons ATGGAGACTGTTGTGATTGTAGCCATTGGAGTATTGGCAACCATCTTCCTGGCTTCTTTTGTGGCTCTGGTTGTGGTGTGTAGACAACGTTACTGCCGACCCAAGGACTTCTTGAATCACTATGATACCAG GCCTATTGTTGACTTAATTGGCACCATGGAGACACAATCAGAACCCTCTGAACTGGAGATGGATGATGTGGTCATAACAAACCCACATATTGAAGCAATCCTGGCAAATGAGGACTGGATCGACGATGCTTC GGGCCTGGTTTCTCACTGCATTGCTATCCTAAAG ATCTGCCACACTCTCACCGAGAAGCTTGTTGCCATGACAATGGGGTCAGGAGCCCAAATGAAATCTCCAGCAAGCCTGAGTGACATCATTGTGGTGGCCAAACGGATCAGCCCAAG GGTAGATGATGTGGTCCGATCTATGTATCCACCACTggaccccaaactgttggatgcCAG GACGACGGCGCTGTTGCTCTCCGTGAGCCACTTGGTGCTGATCACCCGGCATGCCTGCCACTCTCCCAGCCGCATGGACTGGATCGACCAATCCTTGTCCGCGGCGGAGGAGCACGTGAGCGTGCTGCGTGAGGCAGCCCTGGCTTCGGAGGCAGAGAGAGCCGCCCCCGGCACGGAGGGCTTTCTGCAGGAGCAGTCGACAATTTGA